One genomic segment of Kribbella jejuensis includes these proteins:
- a CDS encoding SDR family NAD(P)-dependent oxidoreductase — translation MKASFDATGDVVVITGGAQGIGAALARAVNAAGGTAVVLDITAPPEGVAHVQVDVADRAAVGEAVAQVLTQYGHIDGLVAGAAVQPRSSVLELDPAEWSRTLQVNLDGVVWACQAVVPHMVERQSGSVVVFTSGMASTGYPGAAAYAASKAALVAFAKTLAAEVASDRVRMNVVAPGVIDTAQFREANAGADREHWQDTIGIGDPDDVVGPLLFLLSDAAAMTGSVLTRERAFAKLTTYTE, via the coding sequence GTGAAGGCGAGCTTCGACGCGACCGGTGACGTCGTGGTGATCACAGGCGGTGCGCAGGGCATCGGCGCGGCGCTGGCCAGGGCCGTGAACGCTGCCGGCGGTACGGCGGTGGTCCTGGACATCACTGCACCGCCCGAGGGTGTCGCTCATGTCCAGGTGGACGTCGCGGACCGCGCGGCAGTCGGGGAGGCCGTCGCCCAGGTGCTGACGCAGTACGGGCATATCGACGGGCTGGTGGCCGGTGCTGCGGTGCAGCCGCGCTCGTCGGTGCTCGAGCTGGATCCAGCCGAGTGGTCCCGGACGTTGCAGGTGAACCTGGACGGCGTGGTCTGGGCGTGCCAGGCCGTCGTACCGCACATGGTCGAGCGGCAGTCCGGTTCGGTGGTGGTGTTCACGTCCGGTATGGCGTCGACCGGGTACCCGGGCGCTGCTGCGTACGCGGCGAGCAAGGCGGCGCTGGTGGCCTTCGCGAAGACGTTGGCAGCGGAGGTGGCCTCGGACCGCGTCCGGATGAACGTGGTCGCGCCAGGTGTCATCGACACCGCGCAGTTCCGGGAAGCGAACGCCGGTGCGGACCGGGAGCACTGGCAGGACACCATTGGTATCGGCGACCCCGACGACGTGGTCGGGCCGTTGCTGTTCCTGCTCTCGGACGCCGCTGCGATGACCGGGTCGGTGCTGACCAGGGAACGTGCCTTTGCCAAGCTCACGACTTACACGGAGTGA
- a CDS encoding GntR family transcriptional regulator, with protein MSGPLELLPGGGKSGRRTLAEHAAAELHQLILSGELPSGTPLRLVELASRLEMSQMPVREGLRRLEALGLVEIIPHRGAWVRDLSLADLRDTHETRLALESLAVRAAAARFTEDDLTKAAAALAEHLRLSRAEDSAGARDAHAEFHFAIYRASGSQWLPRAIEPVWQNSERYRFGSRPTAYLIERSRQEHQAILDACVARDPDAAEQALRSHLAGAFQRITETMTSKQKDTR; from the coding sequence ATGAGTGGCCCCTTGGAACTGCTGCCGGGCGGTGGCAAGAGCGGCCGCCGTACGCTCGCCGAGCACGCGGCCGCGGAGCTGCATCAGTTGATCCTGTCCGGTGAGCTCCCGAGCGGTACTCCCTTGCGCCTGGTGGAGCTGGCCAGCCGGCTGGAGATGAGCCAGATGCCTGTGCGTGAAGGCCTGCGCCGCCTGGAGGCGCTCGGGCTGGTGGAGATCATCCCGCACCGCGGCGCCTGGGTCCGTGACCTGTCGTTGGCCGATCTACGCGACACGCACGAGACTCGGCTGGCGTTGGAGAGTCTCGCCGTACGAGCTGCTGCGGCTCGTTTCACCGAAGACGACCTGACCAAGGCAGCGGCCGCGTTGGCCGAGCACCTGCGGCTCTCCCGCGCCGAGGACTCAGCTGGTGCACGTGATGCGCATGCGGAGTTCCATTTCGCGATCTACCGGGCGAGCGGGTCGCAGTGGTTGCCGCGGGCAATCGAGCCGGTCTGGCAGAACAGCGAGCGGTACCGGTTCGGCAGCCGCCCGACCGCGTACCTGATCGAGCGGAGCAGGCAGGAGCACCAGGCGATCCTGGACGCTTGTGTGGCGCGGGACCCGGACGCGGCCGAGCAGGCGCTGCGCAGTCACTTGGCCGGCGCGTTCCAGCGCATCACCGAGACCATGACGTCGAAGCAGAAGGACACGCGGTGA
- a CDS encoding fumarylacetoacetate hydrolase family protein yields MRYVMVEHAGAVVPGVLSDGTVLLLNATDLTAVIDGQPGVVGEIPYRQEDLRAPLRRFRRDILCTGWNYWDHFEESKGKREGQDVDRPEHPTFFTKGPDVVIGPYDDIAWDSAISAKWDYEAEVALVIGRTGKNIGVDEALDHVWGYTLANDVSQRDLQRAHGGQWLKGKSIDATMPLGPWIVTADEVGDPQDIHLQCLVNGEVRQDASTRQMAFDVATLISELSFGMTLRPGDLLLTGTPAGIGNAREPQVFLQEGDVVVTRSDKLGELRNRVSRA; encoded by the coding sequence ATGAGATATGTGATGGTCGAGCACGCCGGGGCTGTCGTTCCCGGCGTGCTCTCCGACGGCACCGTCTTGTTGCTCAATGCAACAGACTTGACCGCGGTGATCGACGGTCAGCCTGGGGTTGTCGGCGAGATCCCTTACCGACAAGAGGATTTGCGCGCTCCGCTGCGGCGGTTCCGCCGGGACATCCTGTGTACCGGGTGGAACTACTGGGACCACTTCGAGGAGAGCAAGGGCAAGCGCGAGGGTCAGGACGTGGACCGCCCCGAGCACCCGACGTTCTTCACCAAGGGACCGGACGTGGTGATCGGCCCGTACGACGACATCGCCTGGGACTCGGCGATCTCGGCCAAATGGGACTACGAGGCCGAGGTCGCGCTGGTGATCGGCAGGACCGGCAAGAACATCGGAGTCGACGAGGCACTCGACCACGTCTGGGGTTACACGCTCGCCAACGACGTGTCTCAGCGGGACCTGCAGCGCGCGCACGGCGGACAGTGGCTGAAGGGCAAGAGCATCGACGCCACGATGCCGCTCGGCCCGTGGATCGTGACCGCCGACGAGGTCGGCGACCCACAGGACATCCACCTGCAGTGCCTGGTGAACGGCGAGGTACGTCAGGACGCGTCCACCCGGCAGATGGCGTTCGACGTGGCCACACTGATCAGTGAGCTGTCCTTCGGCATGACGCTGCGTCCGGGCGACCTGCTGCTCACCGGTACACCGGCCGGCATCGGCAACGCCCGTGAACCGCAGGTGTTCCTGCAGGAGGGGGACGTGGTCGTCACGCGCTCCGACAAGCTGGGAGAGCTGCGGAACAGGGTGAGCCGGGCATGA
- a CDS encoding RidA family protein has product MPKTQVSTDALRSPNGVFSQATTIEATGRLVFVSGMTARRPDGSIAGVGDVREQTRQVCENVKAAVEAAGGTLDDVCRVDVYVRNMEDFAKIHEIRAQYFTEPLPASTMVEVSKLAHPDYLIEISAIAVVS; this is encoded by the coding sequence ATGCCGAAGACACAGGTTTCCACCGATGCGCTGCGGAGCCCGAACGGGGTGTTCTCGCAGGCGACCACGATCGAGGCGACCGGGCGGCTGGTGTTCGTCTCCGGGATGACCGCGCGCCGGCCGGACGGCAGTATCGCCGGCGTCGGGGACGTCCGGGAGCAGACCCGGCAGGTGTGCGAGAACGTGAAGGCAGCGGTCGAGGCGGCCGGCGGCACCCTCGACGACGTCTGCCGGGTCGACGTGTACGTCCGCAACATGGAGGACTTCGCGAAGATCCACGAGATCCGGGCGCAGTATTTCACCGAACCGTTGCCGGCCTCGACCATGGTCGAGGTCAGCAAGCTCGCCCATCCCGACTATCTGATCGAGATCTCCGCGATCGCGGTGGTCTCATAA
- a CDS encoding Ldh family oxidoreductase has translation MTAQASDADRRVLVRPEWLEATVAAVFTAVGFDSADAAEIAAALVEADLRGVSSHGVMLVPMYVERLNAGGVTRERELDVLFDAGAAMVVDARGGMGQLSSPQAMGHAIERAGRHGIGIVSVRNAHHFGAASRWAMQAGEAGCIGIAMSNTTPLMPAPGGAERLVGNNPLAIAVPTTGGVEMVLDMALSAVALGKIRLAASAGRPIPDTWATDQNGTPTTDPDEAVLGMLLPAAGHKGFGLALMVDVLTGVLSGGGWGDQVRPLYREPDRPNDCAHLFLAIDPELMGGVEDFRRRSSGLAARVRGSATAPGVNRLYLPGEIEAERAAQQRRNGVLIERSGLDGLLAAARAVGVVVPAGGVLS, from the coding sequence ATGACCGCTCAGGCCTCCGATGCGGATCGTCGTGTTCTGGTGCGGCCGGAGTGGCTGGAAGCCACCGTGGCCGCTGTGTTCACCGCGGTCGGGTTCGACTCCGCCGACGCGGCCGAGATCGCCGCCGCGCTGGTCGAGGCGGACCTGCGCGGCGTCAGTTCGCACGGCGTGATGCTGGTCCCGATGTACGTCGAACGCCTGAACGCCGGCGGTGTCACCCGGGAACGCGAGCTCGACGTCCTGTTCGACGCCGGCGCCGCGATGGTCGTCGACGCCCGCGGCGGGATGGGGCAACTGTCCAGCCCGCAGGCGATGGGGCACGCGATCGAGCGCGCCGGGCGGCACGGGATCGGCATCGTGTCGGTCCGTAACGCGCACCACTTCGGCGCCGCCAGCCGCTGGGCGATGCAGGCGGGCGAGGCCGGATGCATCGGGATCGCGATGTCGAACACCACGCCGTTGATGCCCGCCCCCGGCGGCGCCGAGCGGCTGGTCGGCAACAATCCGCTCGCGATCGCCGTACCGACCACGGGTGGCGTCGAGATGGTGCTGGACATGGCCTTGTCTGCCGTTGCCCTGGGCAAGATCCGGTTGGCGGCGTCGGCCGGGCGGCCGATCCCGGACACCTGGGCGACGGACCAGAACGGTACGCCGACCACCGACCCGGACGAGGCCGTCCTGGGCATGCTGCTGCCGGCCGCGGGACACAAGGGCTTCGGGCTGGCCCTGATGGTCGACGTGCTCACCGGCGTACTCAGCGGTGGCGGCTGGGGCGACCAGGTCCGCCCGCTGTACCGGGAGCCCGACCGCCCGAACGACTGCGCCCACCTGTTCCTCGCGATCGACCCGGAGTTGATGGGCGGCGTGGAGGACTTCCGCCGCCGGTCGTCCGGGCTGGCCGCCCGGGTCCGGGGGAGCGCGACCGCGCCGGGCGTGAACCGGCTGTACCTGCCGGGCGAGATCGAGGCCGAACGGGCCGCGCAGCAACGGCGCAACGGCGTACTGATCGAGAGGTCGGGACTCGACGGGCTGCTGGCCGCCGCGCGGGCGGTCGGCGTCGTCGTACCGGCGGGAGGGGTGCTGAGCTGA
- a CDS encoding ABC transporter permease — protein MKRKSWLTTSPAAAVLLPVIGLAAAIGLWWGATIVFSIQPYLLPTPWDVVVKLFDQPGELLAHTGTSLLETLEGFVLAIVIGVPIALVIVRSVILERLVYPLLLMVNSIPKVAVAPLLVIWMGFGQWPKVVMVLLMCFFPIVISTAQGMKSTPTELVELMRSLNASRAQEFFKLRLRYAMPQIFTGFKVAISLAVIGSVISEFVGATKGLGYVIQQSGASADTTLAFAAITLLSVMSIVLFYTLALLEHLLLPWAQEKR, from the coding sequence ATGAAGCGGAAGTCCTGGCTGACCACGTCTCCGGCGGCCGCCGTCCTGCTGCCCGTCATCGGCCTGGCCGCGGCGATCGGGCTGTGGTGGGGCGCGACGATTGTGTTCTCGATCCAGCCGTACCTGCTCCCGACGCCGTGGGACGTGGTGGTCAAGCTCTTCGACCAGCCCGGCGAGTTGCTGGCGCACACCGGTACGTCGCTGCTCGAGACCCTCGAGGGGTTCGTGCTGGCGATCGTGATCGGCGTACCGATCGCGCTGGTCATCGTCCGCTCGGTGATCCTCGAGCGGCTCGTGTACCCGCTACTGCTGATGGTGAACTCGATCCCGAAGGTGGCGGTCGCGCCGCTGCTGGTGATCTGGATGGGCTTCGGGCAGTGGCCGAAGGTCGTGATGGTGCTGCTGATGTGCTTCTTCCCGATCGTCATCTCGACCGCGCAGGGGATGAAATCGACGCCGACCGAGCTGGTCGAGCTGATGCGGTCGCTGAACGCGAGCCGGGCGCAGGAGTTCTTCAAGCTCCGGCTTCGGTACGCGATGCCGCAGATCTTCACCGGGTTCAAGGTGGCGATCTCGCTCGCGGTGATCGGCTCGGTGATCTCCGAGTTCGTTGGCGCCACCAAGGGTCTCGGGTACGTCATCCAGCAGTCCGGCGCGAGCGCCGACACCACGCTGGCGTTCGCCGCGATCACCCTGCTGAGCGTGATGAGCATCGTGCTCTTCTACACACTGGCACTGCTGGAGCACCTGCTCCTTCCCTGGGCCCAGGAGAAGCGATGA
- a CDS encoding ABC transporter ATP-binding protein, with translation MIRLDGVGQVFDGREGRVTALEKIDLHVRGGEFVTLIGRSGCGKSTLLRLIAGLLPPTSGAVQVAGEPVTGPRRDVSFMFQRPALLPWRSVLSNVMLPVEIDRGTRDKASYRDRAHQLLELVGLQGFERRLPHELSGGMQQRVSLCRSLIRDPQVMLMDEPFSALDALTRTELSEELQRIKMELSTTIVFVTHSIEEAVVLADRVVVLTPRPGRMREVVDIDIPRPRSLGQNAHLTEVAEISGRLHALLAEKEPPAAPDGRPVDEVRAR, from the coding sequence ATGATTCGCCTGGACGGTGTGGGGCAGGTCTTCGACGGACGCGAGGGCCGGGTGACCGCCCTCGAGAAGATCGACCTGCACGTTCGCGGCGGTGAGTTCGTCACGCTGATCGGCCGGTCCGGCTGCGGCAAGTCCACGCTGCTCCGGCTGATCGCGGGACTGCTCCCGCCCACGTCCGGCGCGGTCCAGGTGGCGGGGGAACCCGTCACCGGACCACGCCGGGACGTCTCGTTCATGTTCCAGCGGCCGGCCCTGCTGCCGTGGCGTTCGGTGTTGTCCAACGTGATGCTCCCGGTCGAGATCGACCGGGGAACGCGCGACAAGGCGTCGTACCGGGACCGTGCCCACCAGTTGCTCGAGCTGGTCGGGCTGCAGGGGTTCGAACGCCGCCTTCCGCATGAACTGTCCGGCGGTATGCAGCAACGGGTGTCGCTGTGCCGGTCGCTGATCCGCGACCCGCAGGTGATGCTGATGGACGAGCCGTTCTCCGCGCTCGACGCGCTCACCCGGACCGAGCTGTCCGAGGAGCTGCAACGGATCAAGATGGAACTGTCGACCACGATCGTGTTCGTCACGCACTCGATCGAGGAGGCCGTGGTGCTCGCCGACCGGGTGGTCGTGCTGACGCCGCGGCCGGGCCGGATGCGGGAGGTCGTCGACATCGACATCCCGCGGCCACGTAGTCTCGGCCAGAACGCGCACCTCACCGAGGTGGCCGAGATCAGCGGCCGGTTGCACGCGCTGCTGGCCGAGAAGGAGCCGCCGGCCGCGCCGGACGGACGTCCGGTGGACGAGGTGCGCGCCCGATGA
- a CDS encoding ABC transporter substrate-binding protein, with translation MRLRRSVIALMAVLGLAMVSACGGGDDKASGGDNGLQKVSYLTSFNTFGREAYAYVALDKGYFKDAGFDVKITPGSGTVDVMKLVAGGQADYGIGDFTAFAITLAKQKLPVTSVGMIHQRSMAAIMSLEGLGINSPQDLPGKTIGDQPGSTNTVMFPVYAKAVGIDPKSVTFLPSPPPGLPTLLASGKVQGIGQFVVGEPLIAKADKEKHRKVITLPYGDKLPDLYGNTIITRSDLAKDHPDQVKKFTNALLKGLQDTLDDPAAAAAILKKYVPDTDLDVATKELQIMQGYIKPKGFDGPLGDVTQERVQKVISLLKESNIPMGSITPDDLVTMSLAPKS, from the coding sequence ATGAGGTTGAGGCGTTCCGTCATCGCCCTGATGGCGGTCCTGGGGCTCGCCATGGTGAGTGCGTGCGGAGGCGGCGACGACAAGGCGTCGGGCGGCGACAACGGGTTGCAGAAGGTCAGCTACCTGACGTCGTTCAACACCTTCGGTCGCGAGGCGTACGCGTATGTCGCGCTGGACAAGGGCTACTTCAAGGACGCCGGCTTCGACGTCAAGATCACGCCCGGCAGCGGAACGGTCGACGTGATGAAGCTGGTGGCCGGCGGTCAGGCCGACTACGGCATCGGCGACTTCACCGCGTTCGCGATCACCCTCGCCAAGCAGAAGCTCCCGGTCACGTCGGTCGGCATGATCCACCAGCGGTCGATGGCCGCGATCATGTCGCTGGAGGGCCTCGGCATCAACTCGCCGCAGGACCTGCCGGGCAAGACGATCGGCGACCAGCCGGGTTCCACCAACACGGTGATGTTCCCGGTCTACGCCAAGGCGGTCGGGATCGACCCGAAGTCGGTCACCTTCCTGCCGTCGCCGCCGCCGGGTCTGCCGACCCTGCTGGCGTCGGGCAAGGTGCAGGGGATCGGCCAGTTCGTGGTCGGCGAGCCGCTGATCGCGAAGGCCGACAAGGAGAAGCACCGCAAGGTGATCACGCTGCCGTACGGCGACAAGCTCCCGGACCTGTACGGGAACACGATCATCACCCGGTCGGACCTGGCCAAGGACCACCCGGACCAGGTGAAGAAGTTCACCAACGCGCTGCTCAAGGGTCTGCAGGACACCCTGGACGACCCGGCCGCGGCGGCCGCGATCCTGAAGAAGTACGTACCGGACACCGACCTGGACGTCGCCACCAAGGAACTCCAGATCATGCAGGGCTACATCAAGCCGAAGGGCTTCGACGGCCCGCTCGGCGACGTCACCCAGGAGCGGGTCCAGAAGGTCATCTCGCTGCTGAAGGAGTCGAACATCCCGATGGGCTCCATCACGCCGGACGACCTGGTGACGATGAGCCTGGCCCCGAAGAGCTGA
- a CDS encoding sensor histidine kinase has product MRVIGQLWRTSTYLRWVYLLLGAALVLAFMLVDSALGAVVSDLELPNVATGILWVVLGLVPPVALGLLPAVREVQGIAVESLLAVRFEERPLGPSRTWAQRRRTTVWFCLHLLAGGVVGVLSTIVFGLGAIWLAAPFRSPGARDVVPGWKYQVRGNWTDLWMPVAAIAGLAALFLLSSAVGALLAYLAPRVLGPTAAERIELLEKQTATLAERNRLARELHDSVGHALSLVTIQAAAARRVLASDPEFAETALAAMETSARAALADLDHVLGLLRDDRRPGARTAPQATLGGLDRLVEATRAGGISVEVERTGDLEQLPAAVSREAYRIVQEGLTNAIRHAGRPPGELAVQLSICLDTSGLRLSVTNPVSGRSDHSGGGRGVAGIRERVAVLEGSVDAGPINLPDGPGWQLAVQLPVSMTRG; this is encoded by the coding sequence GTGCGGGTGATCGGTCAGCTCTGGCGTACCTCGACGTACCTGCGCTGGGTGTACCTGCTGCTCGGCGCCGCCTTGGTGCTGGCGTTCATGCTGGTCGACAGCGCGCTCGGCGCGGTGGTCTCGGACCTGGAACTGCCGAACGTTGCCACCGGCATCCTCTGGGTCGTGCTCGGCCTGGTGCCGCCGGTCGCGCTCGGGCTGCTGCCCGCGGTCCGCGAGGTCCAGGGCATCGCCGTCGAGTCGTTGCTCGCGGTCCGCTTCGAGGAGCGGCCGCTCGGCCCGTCCCGGACCTGGGCGCAACGACGGCGTACGACGGTGTGGTTCTGCCTGCACCTGTTGGCCGGTGGCGTGGTCGGCGTGCTCAGCACGATCGTGTTCGGCCTCGGTGCGATCTGGCTCGCGGCGCCGTTCCGCTCCCCCGGCGCGCGCGACGTCGTACCGGGCTGGAAGTACCAGGTGCGCGGCAACTGGACCGATCTGTGGATGCCGGTGGCGGCGATCGCCGGACTGGCCGCGCTCTTCCTGCTGTCGTCCGCGGTCGGCGCGCTGCTCGCGTACCTGGCACCCCGCGTCCTCGGGCCGACCGCCGCGGAACGGATCGAGCTGCTCGAGAAGCAGACCGCAACGCTTGCCGAACGCAACCGTCTCGCGCGCGAGCTGCATGACAGCGTCGGGCATGCGCTCAGCCTGGTCACCATTCAGGCCGCCGCCGCGCGACGAGTGCTCGCCAGCGACCCGGAGTTCGCCGAGACCGCGCTGGCCGCGATGGAGACGTCCGCGCGGGCAGCCCTCGCGGACCTCGATCACGTCCTCGGCCTGCTCCGCGACGATCGCCGCCCGGGCGCCCGGACGGCACCGCAGGCAACGCTCGGCGGCCTGGACCGGCTCGTCGAGGCCACCCGCGCGGGCGGCATCAGCGTCGAGGTCGAGCGCACGGGCGACCTCGAGCAACTGCCGGCCGCGGTCTCCCGCGAGGCGTACCGGATCGTGCAGGAGGGTCTGACCAACGCGATCCGGCACGCGGGCCGCCCGCCCGGCGAGCTCGCCGTACAGCTGTCGATCTGTTTGGACACGTCCGGCCTGCGGCTGTCGGTGACGAACCCGGTCAGCGGCAGGTCCGACCACTCAGGAGGCGGCCGCGGCGTGGCCGGGATCCGTGAAAGAGTCGCCGTACTGGAGGGCTCCGTCGACGCGGGCCCGATCAACCTCCCGGACGGCCCGGGCTGGCAACTCGCCGTACAACTGCCGGTGAGCATGACGAGGGGATGA
- a CDS encoding response regulator transcription factor: MSLSVVVVDDEPLIRSGLRAIINAEEDLTVVGEAGDGAEVLPLVRRTRADVVLMDVRMPAVDGIQATRLLLDNLAPAPRVLVVTTFENDDYVYDALRAGASGFLLKRTPPDDIIAAIRTVARSESLLFPEAIRTLALAHVGTPAPTGLDQYQLTEREQEVLRLMARGLSNAEIAAELILGLQTVKTHVANVLSKLNARDRTQAVIRAYESGFVPLH; this comes from the coding sequence ATGAGCCTGTCCGTGGTCGTCGTCGACGACGAACCGCTGATTCGCAGTGGGTTGCGCGCGATCATCAACGCCGAGGAGGACCTGACCGTCGTCGGCGAGGCCGGTGACGGCGCGGAGGTGCTCCCGCTGGTACGTCGTACCCGGGCGGACGTCGTACTGATGGATGTCCGGATGCCCGCGGTGGACGGGATCCAGGCGACCCGCTTGCTGCTCGACAACCTCGCCCCGGCACCGCGGGTGCTGGTCGTCACCACCTTCGAGAACGACGACTACGTGTACGACGCGCTGCGCGCCGGCGCGTCCGGGTTCCTGTTGAAGCGGACTCCGCCGGACGACATCATCGCGGCGATCCGAACCGTCGCGCGGAGCGAGTCGCTGCTGTTCCCGGAGGCGATCCGCACACTTGCCCTCGCCCATGTGGGTACGCCGGCGCCGACCGGGCTCGACCAGTACCAGCTGACCGAGCGCGAGCAGGAAGTACTGCGGCTGATGGCCCGCGGACTGTCCAACGCCGAGATCGCGGCCGAACTGATCCTCGGCCTGCAGACCGTGAAGACACACGTCGCCAACGTGCTGTCGAAGCTGAACGCGCGAGACCGCACCCAGGCCGTGATCCGCGCCTACGAGTCAGGCTTCGTGCCGCTGCATTAG
- a CDS encoding MarR family winged helix-turn-helix transcriptional regulator — protein MSSPSPDVATRAARGVEPQAASGVPVEADLGWALGVVFRQYVKASGAALEGLPGGPRGYQVLATTNSEGPKRQLDLAAQLGVDRTVMTYLLDDLEKAGLVQRRPDPADRRARLIAPTEQGIEALCDLERKLRATEDHMLGILDESERASFRMLLQRLAMKANAIDPLHNACVLAEADDPADT, from the coding sequence ATGTCCAGTCCCTCGCCCGACGTCGCGACCCGTGCTGCCCGCGGAGTCGAGCCGCAGGCCGCCAGCGGTGTGCCGGTGGAGGCTGACCTCGGCTGGGCCCTGGGCGTGGTCTTCCGGCAGTACGTGAAGGCCTCCGGGGCGGCGCTCGAGGGCCTGCCCGGCGGCCCCCGTGGGTATCAGGTGCTCGCGACGACGAACTCCGAGGGCCCGAAGCGGCAGCTCGACCTGGCTGCGCAGCTCGGCGTCGACCGGACCGTGATGACGTACCTGCTGGACGACCTGGAGAAGGCGGGCCTCGTGCAGCGCCGGCCCGACCCGGCCGACCGGCGGGCCCGGCTGATCGCGCCGACCGAGCAGGGGATCGAGGCGCTCTGTGATCTGGAGCGGAAGCTGCGGGCGACCGAGGACCACATGCTCGGCATCCTGGACGAGTCGGAGCGCGCCAGCTTCCGGATGCTGCTGCAGCGGCTGGCGATGAAGGCCAACGCCATCGATCCGCTGCACAACGCGTGCGTTCTCGCGGAAGCGGACGACCCCGCCGATACCTAG
- a CDS encoding FMN-dependent NADH-azoreductase yields the protein MSTLLRVDASIRLDGSVSRALADSAEAAWKAEHPDGVVVRRDLGQHPLPATLWPTLAAAQVGQEPVADSDRMPLADAQALADELKAEIVSADAVLLAVPMYNYGIAQNVKTWIDVLVIDKDLAFGSRPLVGRPAIFAIARGGGYGPGSPKHGWDHATPYLERIFGDVFGMNLRTAAAELTLAPVTPGMEELIEASKVSESEAHVEAETHGTVVARELIGKAA from the coding sequence ATGAGCACCCTGCTACGGGTCGACGCCAGCATCCGGCTGGACGGTTCGGTGTCCCGCGCGCTCGCGGACAGCGCGGAGGCCGCCTGGAAGGCGGAGCACCCGGACGGTGTCGTGGTACGGCGTGACCTCGGACAGCACCCGCTGCCCGCAACCCTGTGGCCGACGCTGGCCGCGGCCCAGGTGGGCCAGGAGCCGGTCGCCGATTCCGACCGGATGCCGCTCGCGGACGCCCAGGCGCTCGCCGACGAGCTCAAGGCCGAGATCGTCAGCGCGGACGCGGTCCTGCTCGCGGTACCGATGTACAACTACGGCATCGCGCAGAACGTGAAGACCTGGATCGACGTACTGGTGATCGACAAGGACCTCGCCTTCGGGTCGCGCCCGCTCGTCGGCCGGCCGGCCATCTTCGCGATCGCCCGCGGTGGCGGCTACGGCCCGGGTTCGCCGAAGCACGGCTGGGACCACGCCACGCCGTACCTGGAGCGGATCTTCGGGGACGTCTTCGGTATGAACCTCCGAACCGCCGCGGCCGAGCTCACCCTGGCGCCGGTCACCCCGGGCATGGAGGAGCTGATCGAGGCGTCCAAGGTGTCCGAGTCCGAGGCACACGTCGAGGCCGAGACGCACGGCACCGTCGTCGCCCGCGAACTGATCGGCAAGGCGGCCTGA
- a CDS encoding putative RNA methyltransferase has product MKPDLVTVLRCPACADRLALDGRTARCAQGHAYDLAKQGYLNLMPAASNGIEGDSAAMVGARTVFLGTGHYAAIRDALILEAELGAGPGTEPGTETATETGTQLEAGLGVDDLVVEVGAGTGYYLAGVLGASEHRRGIALDVSKYAARRAAKLDPRIASVVCDAWRELPIIDDSAQVLLNVFAPRNAKEMARILAPGGRLLVVTPNQQHLAELVDVLGMVSVDEEKERRLQDSLSGEFERTGGEVIEETMTLDRTAVEQLVLMTPSARHLDYRELLQQIAALPEPSVVTLSVTLSTWQAR; this is encoded by the coding sequence GTGAAACCAGACCTCGTCACCGTACTGCGTTGCCCGGCCTGCGCGGACCGGCTCGCTCTGGACGGCCGAACGGCGAGGTGCGCGCAAGGACACGCCTACGACCTGGCCAAGCAGGGCTACCTGAACCTGATGCCCGCGGCGTCGAACGGGATCGAGGGTGACTCGGCCGCGATGGTCGGCGCCCGCACGGTCTTCCTCGGTACCGGCCACTACGCCGCGATCCGGGACGCGCTGATCCTCGAGGCAGAACTCGGCGCCGGACCCGGGACAGAACCCGGGACCGAAACCGCGACTGAAACCGGAACCCAACTGGAGGCCGGCCTTGGCGTGGACGACCTGGTAGTCGAGGTCGGCGCCGGTACCGGCTACTACCTCGCCGGAGTCCTCGGTGCGTCGGAACACCGGCGCGGGATCGCCCTGGACGTGTCGAAGTACGCCGCCCGCCGCGCGGCGAAGCTGGACCCGCGGATCGCGTCGGTCGTCTGCGACGCGTGGCGGGAACTGCCGATCATCGACGATTCGGCCCAGGTGCTGCTGAACGTGTTCGCTCCGCGCAACGCGAAGGAGATGGCGCGGATCCTCGCGCCGGGCGGCCGGCTGCTCGTGGTCACTCCGAACCAGCAGCACCTGGCCGAGCTGGTCGACGTACTCGGGATGGTGAGCGTCGACGAGGAGAAGGAACGCCGCCTGCAGGACTCGCTCAGCGGCGAGTTCGAACGGACAGGCGGTGAGGTGATCGAGGAGACGATGACGCTGGACCGGACCGCGGTGGAGCAACTGGTGCTGATGACGCCGAGCGCCCGGCACCTGGACTACCGCGAACTGCTGCAACAGATCGCCGCGCTCCCGGAGCCGTCGGTCGTCACGTTGTCCGTGACGTTGTCGACCTGGCAGGCGCGGTGA